In Callospermophilus lateralis isolate mCalLat2 chromosome 19, mCalLat2.hap1, whole genome shotgun sequence, the following are encoded in one genomic region:
- the Ubfd1 gene encoding ubiquitin domain-containing protein UBFD1 isoform X1, with protein MAAAGAPDGMEEPGMDTEAETVAAEAPARPLNCMEAEAAAGAAAAEDSCDARGSLQPAPAQPPGDPVAQASVSNGEDAGGGAGRELVDLKIIWNKTKHDVRVPLDSTGSELKQKIHSITGLPPAMQKVMYKGLVPEDKTLREIKVTSGAKIMVVGSTINDVLAVNTPKDAAQQDAKAEENKKEPLCRQKQHRKVLDKGKPEDVMPSVKGAQERLPTVPLSGMYNKSGGKVRLTFKLEQDQLWIGTKERTEKLPMGSIKNVVSEPIEGHEDYHMMAFQLGPTEASYYWVYWVPTQYVDAIKDTVLGKWQYF; from the exons ATGGCGGCGGCCGGAGCCCCGGATG GCATGGAGGAACCTGGCATGGACACGGAGGCCGAGACCGTGGCCGCCGAGGCGCCCGCGCGGCCCCTCAACTGCATGGAGGCCGAGGCCGCGGCGGGGGCGGCGGCGGCCGAGGATTCCTGCGACGCGCGAGGCAGTCTGCAGCCGGCCCCGGCCCAGCCCCCTGGGGACCCCGTGGCGCAGGCCTCGGTCAGCAACGGCGAGGACGCGGGCGGCGGCGCGGGCAGGGAGCTGGTGGACCTGAAGATCATCTGGAACAAGACCAAGCACGACGTGAGGGTGCCTCTGGACAGCACGGGCTCCGAGCTGAAGCAGAAGATCCACTCGATCACAG GTCTCCCGCCTGCCATGCAGAAGGTCATGTATAAGGGACTTGTCCCTGAAGATAAGACGCTGAGAGAAATAAAAGTGACCAGTGGAGCCAAGATCATGGTGGTTGGCTCTACGATAAATGATGTCTTAGCAGTAAACACACCCAAAGATGCCGCACAGCAGGATGCCAAGGCCGAAGAGAACAAGAAGGAGCCTCTCTGTAGGCAGAAA CAACACAGGAAGGTGCTGGATAAAGGGAAACCTGAAGACGTCATGCCATCTGTCAAGGGGGCCCAG GAGCGCCTGCCAACGGTACCCTTGTCCGGCATGTATAACAAGTCTGGAGGAAAAGTGAGACTCACCTTTAAGCTCGAACAAGACCAGCTGTGGATTGGCACTAAAG AGCGAACTGAGAAACTGCCCATGGGCTCCATTAAAAATGTGGTCAGTGAACCTATTGAAGGACACGAGGACTACCACATGATG GCGTTTCAGTTGGGCCCCACGGAAGCCTCTTACTACTGGGTGTACTGGGTTCCAACTCAATATGTGGATGCAATCAAAGACACTGTGCTGGGCAAATGGCAGTATTTTTGA
- the Ubfd1 gene encoding ubiquitin domain-containing protein UBFD1 isoform X3, with product MAAAGAPDGMEEPGMDTEAETVAAEAPARPLNCMEAEAAAGAAAAEDSCDARGSLQPAPAQPPGDPVAQASVSNGEDAGGGAGRELVDLKIIWNKTKHDVRVPLDSTGSELKQKIHSITGLPPAMQKVMYKGLVPEDKTLREIKVTSGAKIMVVGSTINDVLAVNTPKDAAQQDAKAEENKKEPLCRQKQHRKVLDKGKPEDVMPSVKGAQERLPTVPLSGMYNKSGGKVRLTFKLEQDQLWIGTKDSRREPNNSPVSGQHCRYSVCESELRNCPWAPLKMWSVNLLKDTRTTT from the exons ATGGCGGCGGCCGGAGCCCCGGATG GCATGGAGGAACCTGGCATGGACACGGAGGCCGAGACCGTGGCCGCCGAGGCGCCCGCGCGGCCCCTCAACTGCATGGAGGCCGAGGCCGCGGCGGGGGCGGCGGCGGCCGAGGATTCCTGCGACGCGCGAGGCAGTCTGCAGCCGGCCCCGGCCCAGCCCCCTGGGGACCCCGTGGCGCAGGCCTCGGTCAGCAACGGCGAGGACGCGGGCGGCGGCGCGGGCAGGGAGCTGGTGGACCTGAAGATCATCTGGAACAAGACCAAGCACGACGTGAGGGTGCCTCTGGACAGCACGGGCTCCGAGCTGAAGCAGAAGATCCACTCGATCACAG GTCTCCCGCCTGCCATGCAGAAGGTCATGTATAAGGGACTTGTCCCTGAAGATAAGACGCTGAGAGAAATAAAAGTGACCAGTGGAGCCAAGATCATGGTGGTTGGCTCTACGATAAATGATGTCTTAGCAGTAAACACACCCAAAGATGCCGCACAGCAGGATGCCAAGGCCGAAGAGAACAAGAAGGAGCCTCTCTGTAGGCAGAAA CAACACAGGAAGGTGCTGGATAAAGGGAAACCTGAAGACGTCATGCCATCTGTCAAGGGGGCCCAG GAGCGCCTGCCAACGGTACCCTTGTCCGGCATGTATAACAAGTCTGGAGGAAAAGTGAGACTCACCTTTAAGCTCGAACAAGACCAGCTGTGGATTGGCACTAAAG ATTCCCGGAGGGAACCGAACAATTCACCTGTTTCTGGCCAGCACTGTAGGTATTCAGTGTGCGAG AGCGAACTGAGAAACTGCCCATGGGCTCCATTAAAAATGTGGTCAGTGAACCTATTGAAGGACACGAGGACTACCACATGA
- the Ubfd1 gene encoding ubiquitin domain-containing protein UBFD1 isoform X2, whose protein sequence is MAAAGAPDGMEEPGMDTEAETVAAEAPARPLNCMEAEAAAGAAAAEDSCDARGSLQPAPAQPPGDPVAQASVSNGEDAGGGAGRELVDLKIIWNKTKHDVRVPLDSTGSELKQKIHSITGLPPAMQKVMYKGLVPEDKTLREIKVTSGAKIMVVGSTINDVLAVNTPKDAAQQDAKAEENKKEPLCRQKQHRKVLDKGKPEDVMPSVKGAQERLPTVPLSGMYNKSGGKVRLTFKLEQDQLWIGTKERTEKLPMGSIKNVVSEPIEGHEDYHMMPPPSRPHAAAGGARFSCAVRDLSCASLSFVIFCF, encoded by the exons ATGGCGGCGGCCGGAGCCCCGGATG GCATGGAGGAACCTGGCATGGACACGGAGGCCGAGACCGTGGCCGCCGAGGCGCCCGCGCGGCCCCTCAACTGCATGGAGGCCGAGGCCGCGGCGGGGGCGGCGGCGGCCGAGGATTCCTGCGACGCGCGAGGCAGTCTGCAGCCGGCCCCGGCCCAGCCCCCTGGGGACCCCGTGGCGCAGGCCTCGGTCAGCAACGGCGAGGACGCGGGCGGCGGCGCGGGCAGGGAGCTGGTGGACCTGAAGATCATCTGGAACAAGACCAAGCACGACGTGAGGGTGCCTCTGGACAGCACGGGCTCCGAGCTGAAGCAGAAGATCCACTCGATCACAG GTCTCCCGCCTGCCATGCAGAAGGTCATGTATAAGGGACTTGTCCCTGAAGATAAGACGCTGAGAGAAATAAAAGTGACCAGTGGAGCCAAGATCATGGTGGTTGGCTCTACGATAAATGATGTCTTAGCAGTAAACACACCCAAAGATGCCGCACAGCAGGATGCCAAGGCCGAAGAGAACAAGAAGGAGCCTCTCTGTAGGCAGAAA CAACACAGGAAGGTGCTGGATAAAGGGAAACCTGAAGACGTCATGCCATCTGTCAAGGGGGCCCAG GAGCGCCTGCCAACGGTACCCTTGTCCGGCATGTATAACAAGTCTGGAGGAAAAGTGAGACTCACCTTTAAGCTCGAACAAGACCAGCTGTGGATTGGCACTAAAG AGCGAACTGAGAAACTGCCCATGGGCTCCATTAAAAATGTGGTCAGTGAACCTATTGAAGGACACGAGGACTACCACATGATG CCACCCCCCTCCCGCCCCCATGCCGCAGCTGGAGGGGCGCGTTTCTCCTGTGCTGTTAGAGACCTCTCCTGTGCCTCCCTCTCATTTGTCATATTTTGTTTTTAG
- the Ubfd1 gene encoding ubiquitin domain-containing protein UBFD1 isoform X4 has protein sequence MAAAGAPDGMEEPGMDTEAETVAAEAPARPLNCMEAEAAAGAAAAEDSCDARGSLQPAPAQPPGDPVAQASVSNGEDAGGGAGRELVDLKIIWNKTKHDVRVPLDSTGSELKQKIHSITGLPPAMQKVMYKGLVPEDKTLREIKVTSGAKIMVVGSTINDVLAVNTPKDAAQQDAKAEENKKEPLCRQKQHRKVLDKGKPEDVMPSVKGAQERLPTVPLSGMYNKSGGKVRLTFKLEQDQLWIGTKDSRREPNNSPVSGQH, from the exons ATGGCGGCGGCCGGAGCCCCGGATG GCATGGAGGAACCTGGCATGGACACGGAGGCCGAGACCGTGGCCGCCGAGGCGCCCGCGCGGCCCCTCAACTGCATGGAGGCCGAGGCCGCGGCGGGGGCGGCGGCGGCCGAGGATTCCTGCGACGCGCGAGGCAGTCTGCAGCCGGCCCCGGCCCAGCCCCCTGGGGACCCCGTGGCGCAGGCCTCGGTCAGCAACGGCGAGGACGCGGGCGGCGGCGCGGGCAGGGAGCTGGTGGACCTGAAGATCATCTGGAACAAGACCAAGCACGACGTGAGGGTGCCTCTGGACAGCACGGGCTCCGAGCTGAAGCAGAAGATCCACTCGATCACAG GTCTCCCGCCTGCCATGCAGAAGGTCATGTATAAGGGACTTGTCCCTGAAGATAAGACGCTGAGAGAAATAAAAGTGACCAGTGGAGCCAAGATCATGGTGGTTGGCTCTACGATAAATGATGTCTTAGCAGTAAACACACCCAAAGATGCCGCACAGCAGGATGCCAAGGCCGAAGAGAACAAGAAGGAGCCTCTCTGTAGGCAGAAA CAACACAGGAAGGTGCTGGATAAAGGGAAACCTGAAGACGTCATGCCATCTGTCAAGGGGGCCCAG GAGCGCCTGCCAACGGTACCCTTGTCCGGCATGTATAACAAGTCTGGAGGAAAAGTGAGACTCACCTTTAAGCTCGAACAAGACCAGCTGTGGATTGGCACTAAAG ATTCCCGGAGGGAACCGAACAATTCACCTGTTTCTGGCCAGCACT AG